A region from the Pararge aegeria chromosome Z, ilParAegt1.1, whole genome shotgun sequence genome encodes:
- the LOC120636350 gene encoding guanine nucleotide-binding protein subunit beta-2, with protein sequence MPKDDPETAALKKELTDLIAKCKAEQEKVADAKLDEKCGDMGDVQKIRFVTKKTLKGHINKVNSVHYSGDSRHCVTGSLDGKLIIWDTWSGNKVQVIPLRSAWVMSVAFAPSGNFVACGGMDNMCTVYDVNNRDATGSAKMVRELAGYEGFLSSCRFLDDTHILTGSGDMKICVWDLEAGRREVEFDAHAGDVVTISLAPDMKTYVTGSVDRTCKLWDVRAEKAKQTFFGHEADVNSVCYHPSGQAFATASEDKTARLFDLRSDQQIGHYKPPGNSGFTSCGLSLSGRYLLAGSDDNTVHSWDTMKVAHTGQLNGHENRVTSISMAPNGIALASCSWDQSVRVWG encoded by the exons atgccCAAGGACGACCCCGAAACAGCAGCTCTTAAAAAAGAGCTAACGGACCTCATCGCTAAATGCAag GCCGAACAAGAGAAGGTGGCAGACGCGAAGCTCGACGAGAAATGTGGCGATATGGGCGACGTGCAGAAAATACGTTTCGTGACAAAGAAAACTCTAAAAGGACATATTAATAAAGTTAACTCTGTACACTACAGCGGTGATTCtcg GCATTGTGTGACCGGCTCATTGGACGGTAAACTAATAATTTGGGATACATGGAGCGGTAACAAGGTGCAGGTCATACCGCTGCGTTCTGCTTGGGTAATGAGCGTGGCGTTCGCTCCATCAGGAAACTTTGTCG CATGCGGGGGTATGGACAATATGTGCACAGTTTACGACGTAAACAATAGGGATGCGACGGGATCAGCCAAGATGGTTCGAGAGTTGGCCGGCTATGAGGGGTTCCTCAGCAGTTGTCGCTTCCTTGATGACACGCATATCCTCACTGGCTCCGGTGATATGAAGAT TTGCGTCTGGGATTTGGAGGCTGGTAGAAGAGAAGTGGAGTTTGACGCTCATGCGGGCGATGTCGTCACCATTTCATTAGCACCCG ACATGAAGACTTATGTCACGGGTTCTGTGGACAGAACATGTAAACTTTGGGACGTGCGTGCTGAAAAAGCAAAGCAGACCTTCTTTGGACACGAAGCCGATGTTAATAGCGTTTGT TACCATCCTAGCGGCCAGGCTTTCGCGACAGCATCTGAAGATAAGACTGCTCGCCTGTTCGACCTTCGCAGCGACCAGCAAATCGGTCACTACAAACCTCCAGGAAACAGCGGTTTTACTAGTTGCG GTTTATCTCTTAGCGGGCGTTATTTGCTGGCCGGTTCCGACGACAACACTGTGCATTCTTGGGACACTATGAAAGTCGCTCACACAG GTCAACTGAACGGGCATGAGAACAGGGTAACATCCATCTCTATGGCACCGAATGGAATTGCCCTGGCCAGCTGCTCCTGGGATCAGAGCGTCAGGGTTTGGGGCTAG
- the LOC120636506 gene encoding uncharacterized protein K02A2.6-like, producing the protein MGTRGSFLYGHARGTLNAVYTLKRELASERVLAHFDPAAPLMLTVDAGPVGLGAVLAHRDASGGERPIAFASRSLTTSEKNYSQIQKEATAIVFGVKYFHQYLYGRQEPFILKTDHRPLLSIFGKEKGISVTAALRLQRYAVTLSAYNYIVQYVDGKNNQIADFFSRAPLSVQYDDGEGDDCSKYFLFFESNAEPVLFNDIRRATAADSVLKTVMKYMDKGWPKKIKCKSILPYFQCKTDLEVVDGCLLRGHRIVIPDTYRERMLKELHSSHLGIIKTKNVARGKMWWPQIDLHIERWVNSCQTCAAVRSAPASAPPAPWPRPPGPWHRLHIDYMSIGQSVYLIVIDAYSKWLECVYMDRGTSTNALIFKLKEIFSKFGVPNVMVSDNDVKICSAEFNTFCRMNGIQYLTSPIYHPASNGQAENSVKTCKKMIKCILSESRCQRHVNEKLLSFLFNYRNTVHCTTGATPAMLMMGRNLRSRLDLILPPKENYSKQDMAALKPSRNFHVGETVWAKWFIARKAIWCVGVVKRVIGNRMFEIYFEDYKTSCNRHVDQIRKYTSFCNSDESLDQSGSTLPEQLSSPTPIPVSTHTESPVSTSAPPPPPAIVVEERDVQVATDNVVPIVGSGNDSVMGQGGADSEEKADVVTQEEPQPAEFGAESLRLVNNKSSNPSSAENSPVGRSKRSRKPIDYRQYFK; encoded by the coding sequence ATGGGCACGCGCGGGTCGTTTTTGTATGGACACGCGAGAGGCACGCTTAACGCAGTTTATACCCTAAAGCGTGAGCTAGCGAGCGAGCGGGTGCTGGCGCATTTCGACCCGGCCGCGCCGCTCATGCTCACCGTGGACGCGGGGCCGGTCGGACTCGGCGCAGTGCTCGCACATCGGGACGCCTCGGGCGGCGAACGGCCGATAGCGTTCGCGTCGCGGTCATTAACGACGAGCGAAAAGAACTATAGCCAAATACAGAAAGAGGCAACGGCTATTGTCTTTGGGGTGAAATATTTTCACCAATATTTGTACGGCCGTCAGGAAccttttattttgaaaaccGATCATAGGCCAttactttctatttttggtaAAGAAAAAGGCATATCAGTCACGGCCGCATTACGGCTACAGAGATATGCGGTAACATTGTCtgcatataattatatagtgCAGTACGTAGACGGCAAAAATAACCAAATTGCAGATTTTTTCTCACGGGCTCCCTTATCAGTTCAGTATGACGATGGCGAAGGAGACGACTGTTCtaaatattttctctttttcGAGTCGAACGCGGAACCAGTTCTGTTTAATGACATACGGCGTGCCACCGCGGCCGATAGTGTTCTAAAAACGGTAATGAAATATATGGACAAGGGGTGgcctaaaaaaatcaaatgtaaATCGATATTACCGTACTTCCAATGCAAGACGGATTTAGAAGTGGTTGATGGGTGTTTATTACGGGGACATAGAATAGTCATTCCGGATACCTACAGAGAAAGGATGTTGAAAGAATTGCATTCATCGCATTTGggcataataaaaacaaaaaatgtagcACGGGGAAAAATGTGGTGGCCGCAGATCGACTTACACATCGAACGGTGGGTTAACTCATGTCAAACGTGTGCGGCAGTGCGAAGCGCGCCGGCGTCCGCGCCGCCCGCGCCTTGGCCGCGGCCGCCGGGTCCGTGGCACCGGCTGCACATAGACTATATGTCGATAGGGCAGTCCGTGTACCTGATTGTCATAGATGCATATTCCAAATGGTTGGAATGTGTTTATATGGACCGTGGCACATCCACCAATGcgcttatttttaaacttaaagaaATTTTTTCTAAGTTCGGTGTTCCTAATGTCATGGTTTCCGATAATGACGTAAAGATATGTTCTGCGGAATTTAACACATTTTGTCGGATGAATGGAATCCAATATCTTACTTCACCGATCTACCATCCAGCTAGCAATGGGCAAGCTGAGAATTCCgttaaaacttgtaaaaaaatgataaaatgcattttatctGAAAGCAGATGTCAAAGACATGTAAACGAGAAATTACtcagttttctttttaactacAGGAATACTGTCCATTGCACTACAGGTGCCACACCAGCGATGCTGATGATGGGTCGGAATTTAAGATCAAGATTGGATTTAATATTACCGCCTAAGGAAAACTATTCTAAACAAGATATGGCGGCGTTAAAGCCTAGCCGAAATTTTCATGTAGGTGAAACTGTATGGGCTAAATGGTTTATTGCGAGAAAGGCAATATGGTGCGTAGGCGTTGTTAAAAGAGTTATAGGTAACCGAatgtttgaaatttattttgaagATTATAAAACTAGTTGTAACAGGCATGTAGATCAGATTAGAAAATATACTAGTTTTTGTAATAGTGATGAAAGCCTAGACCAATCAGGCAGTACCCTACCAGAGCAGCTTTCATCACCAACACCGATCCCCGTGTCGACACACACTGAGAGCCCAGTCTCAACATCTGCACCTCCACCTCCTCCGGCCATTGTAGTGGAGGAGAGGGACGTGCAGGTAGCAACAGACAATGTTGTACCTATTGTGGGGAGCGGTAATGATAGCGTAATGGGCCAAGGGGGAGCTGATAGTGAGGAAAAGGCGGACGTTGTAACGCAAGAAGAACCCCAACCGGCTGAATTTGGTGCCGAATCATTACGTttggttaataataaatcaagtAATCCAAGTAGCGCGGAAAACAGTCCAGTCGGGCGTTCTAAAAGGTCTAGGAAACCTATAGATTAtagacaatattttaaataa